AGCGATCGTGTTGGAGACGTCGCGCGTGACCTTGCTCGCGCCCGCACCGTCACCGTTACTGCCTCCATTGCTAATTACGACAATGCTGTCCGTCTTTGCCAGTGGCTCAGCGACGGCCTTTGCGAGCTCAGACAACGACTGGAAAATCTGTTGGACCAGGGCCGCCTGCCCGTACTCCTTCCAGGCCTCGGCCTTCTTCTGCATCGCCTCGGCTTCTGCGAGTCCTCTCGCACGGATGGCGTCCGCCTCCGCCTCGCCGCGCAGGCGAATGGCGTCCGCGTCTGCCTGGCCGTGCAGGCGTATCGACTGGGCCTGGGCCTCCGCCTCTGCGATCGCCCGGGCCTTGTTGCCCGCGGCGAGCGCCTCGAGCTGGTACTTTTCTGCATCGGCGCTGATCTCCACGCGCCGCTTGTTGCCCTCGGCGACGATCATCAGCTTGTCGCGCTCCGCCTCCGCCGGCCTTCTGACCGTTGCATCCAGCTCGCGTTGCCGGCGCAGTATCTCCTGGTCCTGTATCTGAATCTGCTTCTGGCGTTCGACAACGTCGATCTGCAGCTCTTCGGACCTGATCGTCTGCTTCGTTTTCGCCGCCTGGAGCTGGTACGCCAGCTCGGCCTCGACCTTGCTGGCGTTTACCTCCTGGTCGTACGAAGCCTTCTGCGTTGAGAAGTCCTTCTGCGATTCAGCGATCTGCGTGTCGGCAGCGAACTTGGCCGCCTGGCGCACCTGCTCGGCCTGGGCGGCCTTGATGCCCGCGTCGCGCGCGGCCTCAGCCTCGCCGATGGCGGCATCGCGCTTCACCTCCGCGGTGCGCTTCTTGCCCAGCGCCTCCAGGTAGCCGTGGGAGTCCTGGATATCGTGGATGGTAAAGCTCACGATCTCCATGCCCATATTGGTCATGTCGGTGTGGGCAACTTCGCGCACCTTGTCGGCGAATGTGGCGCGGTCGCGGTAGATCTCCTCAACCGTCATTGTGCCCAGGATGGCGCGCTGCTGGCCCTCAAGGGTCTGCAGAGCGATGCGCGCGACTTCCTGCGGGACTTGCCAAGAAACTGCTCCGCCGCCGTCCTTATCGCCTCCTCGCTCCTGCCAACCTTCACCTGCGCCACGCCGTCCACGGAAACCGCCACGCCTTCTTGAGTGTAGACGCGCTCGGTGACGACGTTCAGCGTCATAACCTCCAGCGACAGCACCTGGGGCTTCTCAAGGATCGGAATGACAAATGAGCGGCCACCGACCTTGATCTTCCGCAGTTTTGTACCGCCGGATACGATCAGGGCCTCGTTTGGACCTACCTTGTGAAAACCGGCCATCGTGCGTCTCCTTCTGCCAGATTAGGGCTTGCCTTGCGGGAGCCTGGGCTCCTTGACCATCCTCTCAACCTTCAGGACGTCGCGGTAGACGCCTGTTACCTGGATATGCTCGTCCTTGGGAATGAAACCCTCGGTGTAGTCCGCCGCCGCTACGTACTCGCGACCGTTGACCATTACCTTGCCGGAGGGACGCAGGTCCGTTAACGATATGCCCCATTCCCCAATGATCTCCAGTTCGGAAGGGTCAATGTTCCCCGTGTTGCTGCCGACGTCCTGCCTTGCGAACCTGAAGAACACGGCGAAAGTGGTCAGCGCGATTGCCGCCATGGCGCCGATTATCCACAGGCTTACGCGGAGGCTTGGCTCAGGGAAGTCCGGGGCCGAAAAGTAGCCGCCGAACAGGAGCAGCCCCCCGAGGACCAGGGCAACCACGCCGCCGACGCCGAGGACCGTGTGGCCGTCGATGTGGACTTCGAGGTAAAAGAGGACCATTGCGAAGACCAGAAGACCCACGGCTATCCAGTTTACGGGGAGGTTGCCGAAGCCGACCAGCCCCAGGGCGATGCATATGCCGCCGACAATTCCCGGGCCGATCAGACCCGGCGTGGCGATCTCGATGATGATGGCAACGCCGCCGATCACGAAGAGCAGAAATGCGATGTTAGGGTTCGCGAGGAAGCCGATGATGTTGTCCAGTATCGTCGGCTCGACACTGCTGATACTCGCTCCCGCGACGCTCACCGTCACCTCGCCCGAGGCCGTCCGCGCCGTGCGCCCATCGACCAGCGCCAGCAGCTCGTTAAGGTCGTGGGCGGTGAAGTCGATGATCCCGGCGTCCAGCGCCTCGGTGGTGGAGAACGACCACGCGAGCGAGACCGTCTCCTAGAGCGCGGCACCGTTTCGGCCCCGCTCCTGAGCTATGCTGCGGATGAAGGCGCGGGTGTCCTCGTTTACCTTCCGGCCGAGTGTTCCCTCAATGTCGCCCCCGTCGCCGTTTATGGGAGATGCTGCGCCAATGTTGGTGCCGGGGGCCATAACGGCGAAATTGGCGGCGGCGGTAACGAATGTGCCGGCGGATGCTGCCTGCGCCCCGCCGGGTGCCACGAAAACCGCCACCGGAACATCGGAGGCAAGTATGGAGGCCACGATATCACGTGTCGAGACGACAAGGCCGCCGGGCGTGTCCATCTGGATGACGACAAGGCGCGCGTCCTCGGACTCTGCGCGGTCTATGCCCCGCGCAACGCGCTTGGCGACCATGGAGTCTATTGGGCCGTCTATCTGAACGAGATACACGGTGTTGGTGGCAGTGGAGGATGTCGCCGCGCCGATGAAGACCGAGAGCAGGCCCAGGGCAAACGCAAGGAGCCCTGTTTTCCTGACCATGACGCGCTCCTTTCCGGTTGTTTCGCAGGGTGCCGGCGGCCATCCGCGTCGGCCGTCCTGCATGTTGTCCATAATATTCATGGATGATAGCGAAAAGTCGCTGCAACGCGCATCACATGACGCTGTGATTTCGAAACGCGCCGGACATGAGCCTTATTACACGGGGCTGTTATTCGGCGCGGGCGCCTGTGCCTGAGTAACCATGAGTCGCACTGTCCGGATTTCATCGAAAGTATACGTTTCACCAAGCAGCTCCCGCACAGGCGTGAGCGTCGGAGTCCCGGTGGTCTTGAAAGCCTCCACGATCCGCGTGACCCGGTCCCGGGGTGGCAGGAGGTGGTCGATGCGGACCTGCACACCCTGCCTCACGAGCGTCTCCAGGTGCTCCATGATGGTTGCCGGGCTTCGCCCCCGCCGCGATGCGACTTCCTGTATGGAGAGCCCCTGTTCGATCAGGGCCCGCGTTTCCATGTGCCGTTCGCTGGGCCCGGAGTCCGGGCGTCCCTTTCGCTCCGGTCTGGAGCGGTTGGGACGCTCCTGCAGGCCGTGCTCGGCGGCGTAGCGGCGTATCTCGCCTAAAAATGCGTCGCCAAGCTGCGCCAGCTTCTCCCGGCCCACGCCGCTGATCATCGCAAAACTGTCATGGCTTTGCGGCACATAGAAAGACATCTGCTGAAGGGCCACGTCTCCAAAGATGACGAATGGGGGAACACCACGCGACTCCGCTATCTGCTTTCGGAGGCTCCGCAGGCGCTCGAACAGGCCGCGGTCGAAGGCGACCTCCGCCACGGGCGCCGCCGAATGCGTCGGGGCCTGGCGGGGGCGGACCAGGACCATTCTTTCGCGATTCTTCAGGAACGACCAACCGGACGATGACACTCTGAGGACCGGGAACTCGTCCGCGCTCTTTTCCAGGATGCCCTTGCGGAGGAGCTGCTGGACAATCGTCACAAGGTCTTCCCTTGAAAAGTCCTTCACGATGCCGTAGACCGACAGCTGGTCGTGTCCAAAGTCCCGTATCTTCTTCGTGTTGCCGCCGCGCAGGACGTCTATTACGTGGACAGCGCCGAAGCGCTCGCCGGTGCGGACGACGGCAGAGACCACCTTCTGGGCGATCTCGGTGCCGTCGAACTCCTCGGCAGGGGCGAGGCACACGTCGCAAGACTTGCAGTTATCCTGGTCGTAAGTCTCGC
This genomic stretch from SAR202 cluster bacterium harbors:
- a CDS encoding flotillin family protein, which produces MAGFHKVGPNEALIVSGGTKLRKIKVGGRSFVIPILEKPQVLSLEVMTLNVVTERVYTQEGVAVSVDGVAQVKVGRSEEAIRTAAEQFLGKSRRKSRASLCRPLRASSAPSWAQ
- a CDS encoding flotillin family protein; this translates as MTVEEIYRDRATFADKVREVAHTDMTNMGMEIVSFTIHDIQDSHGYLEALGKKRTAEVKRDAAIGEAEAARDAGIKAAQAEQVRQAAKFAADTQIAESQKDFSTQKASYDQEVNASKVEAELAYQLQAAKTKQTIRSEELQIDVVERQKQIQIQDQEILRRQRELDATVRRPAEAERDKLMIVAEGNKRRVEISADAEKYQLEALAAGNKARAIAEAEAQAQSIRLHGQADADAIRLRGEAEADAIRARGLAEAEAMQKKAEAWKEYGQAALVQQIFQSLSELAKAVAEPLAKTDSIVVISNGGSNGDGAGASKVTRDVSNTIAQLPALVESLTGIDIIKTLKNLPGVMTSQNGGAHGADEVDADGTRSG